One Populus nigra chromosome 16, ddPopNigr1.1, whole genome shotgun sequence genomic window, tctaataataatCGACGAaagaatgaaaattttaaaaaaaatttaacatatcaAAAGGTACGAAGCATGCATTTTATATGCTTCATATCAGGTGGGATGTTGaggtgttaatattttttttaattataattagttttttatttatgaatttttaataaGATCAATATTTCTAGGTTTTCTAGTATGATTCTCAATAAACTAATCAAAGCAAAACgagcaaataacaaaaattgtCAAGCCGATGCCGCGTGGATTTTGATGTacgacaaaagaaaagagaggataATGTGCGTTTTGATCGTCAGGTTTCTGTTAGCGTTGATCATGACCAAATGTGTACCacatatttttcctttctttttctctgagTCTTCGTCGTGCCAGGAAGACAGGAAGGACcatatgaatttaatttgatcGTAAGCTTTCCGTAAGCGTTGATCATGACCGAGGGCGTTTCTCCTTACtgtaattgttttgttttgccttGGAAACTTCAAGTGAAGGCTCCTtacattttgttttcctttttttcttctctattttggATCGTCTGCGTCGCAATATTTAGAATGGGCTCATGATGTACGTTGACGAGCTTGACTTACTAAGTGGAAGCCATGAATTAGAGGTCTTCCGCTTCTTTTGTGGGAACTCTTCATGTAATTTCCTAATGCTTTATCCGTGGGACAGTGACCATGCAATAATTCGAAGACTTTAATTTGTGGCCATTGATTTCCTTTCATATTGATCAAGATGGTAGTCGATGTCTGTATATATATCCTATAAACCTTTTCAGCAAAGTTTAACAAACCCAATATTTTATTTCCCTAaagtttttctctctcatttaaTGTTCGGAGGAATATTAAGGCACCTCTTTGGTGGTGCGTATGCAGCCCTTCTTTTGCTAGTGATCCTATCCACCCACCATGGTTGCAGTGCTAGAAAGAACAACAATTACTGCGCTCCTTCTTCTTGCGGCAATATCCATAATATTAGCTACCCTTTTCGATTAAATACCGATCCTGAAAGCTGCGGCATCAAAACTTATGAACTTGCTTGTGAAAACAACGTACGTCCAGCTTTATACTTGAACAAGGTAAAATATTATGTTCAGGCAATCAATTACGGTGGCTTCACAATTCGACTTGTGGAAGCTGGTGTTCAGCAGGATGATTGCTTCTCCATCCCTCATCATTCTATTATGCCATATATTTCGCCCTCGGCGTATTATGATCGACGTTATATTGGATATCAAGTAATAACTTTTATATGTTGCGAAAATCAAATACTGCATCCTCCATATCATTTTTTGGACACTTCTTCTTGCAAAAATGGCAGTAGTACTGCATATAATTCTTATTCGTTTAGCAGTATCTCTTCTCCCAGCTGCATCAAGGAAGGTTATTCCTATGTCATTACTGGTGATGCGCACTTTAAAGATATACCGGACTTATGCcgtataaatttgatttatactGTGCCTGGATTTCTTCTGCCAGAAAATAGGACCAATATGTCCTACATAGATGTCCATGATGTTTTGGTACATGGGTTCGAGCTTTCATGGTTGTCGGCCTGTTGTCATTCTGTCAAGGAAAACCGCTGCAACCTTGATGAATCCACCAGGAACAATTATTGTAGACATGGTAtgtattctctctctctctctctctctgcttaCCTCAGGTACTGTATTGTGATTATCGATACCGTATTTGCTTTATTTTCTATTGATAAAAACTTGCAAGAAATCTTCTACAAGTCAATATTAATGATTTCTATTGTGAtgatagagaaataaaaattaattatgctcCAATAGTGCTTGGTTTCCGTTTACGTGTTAAGGACTTAAGGGTTTAAAATTCTGCCTGTCTGCATGCTAATTAATCTCTTAAGAAgatttaaatcaattattttaattggacttttttttttcttaataaacagCCGGCGTCATTAGACGTGCAAGAGGTAAGAAGCTCCTTCACATTGCTGTTATTCTTTACATGgaaaattaacatatattatccaatatatgtttattaattgatattctATTTAACTAGCTCCAAAGGTAACAAACAGTATGCTTTCTCTGCTCCAAAAATTTAAAACAGAGTTTTCATAggcattttctttttccagataacgttttgattattttatttttttcttaaaacctCTCTCTCTTATGTCTTTTAAATATAGATATAGACAtttggtgaaattaaaaagcaaatattattgttttaattattacagAGAGGTTACAAATTAACTCCCGTACGTCGTTGTagttttaatgtaataattttgTGCCTTTCTAGCTATTACTCACATGGGTTatttttggtggtttttttttggtgtttttaaatttcacttattaaaaaaaattttatgttacTGTTGATGTCATATTTTTTATGCCTTCTcaggatttttttctcttcatctcttctcatttcttttcatttaatatctttttaaaaaatatcgttattttaaataataagttataaaaattgtatctttttaaaaattaatttattttaattgtgctacTATggcaatatttttaattaattatgctaacttaacaaaaaaatattttgagactATTTCTCTGTatagtaatttaaattttacatgcTAAATATCACTTAAGACTCTCCTTCTCTTTTACATACCAATTACCTTGGCACAACGTTTTAacgataatttttaatttgagtcaaataaaattaatattttataattatattatcacaaatacaaaatattaagatgatgatTATAAAttctagtttttaatttgtttttagaaaaatagttataatattgatgtatttcttattttttggtgaaaaagTACATCCTTGTTTTTAACACATgataatattctttattttttatattaaaaaagaaaacgggaaaagaaaagaaaaactaaaaattaatgaaaaagaaaaataatgttcTGTTTCTAATTAAACACACTCCTGGTCTCTTTAacaattgtttatatatatattttgcagaATTTCTGGAAGTTTATATAACCGCTTACATTTGTAAGAATTTTTCTCTCCAAACAAGTTGCATATTAGATTAGACGTGTGGATTAATTACTTTGGGATATATAGATCATTAGCTTGCATATTAAACTTAACaagtatttatattaataacattTCTATTTCTATAGATTGTGAAAATGAAACTAAAACATCAAAGTTTGTGGAATATTAGAGATAAATAGATCTTTGAGGCTTTGCTTTCCAAGAATATTATGTGAACTCTCTAACTTCTAGGCTAGTTAGGATCCTAAGAAACTGTATGTAAGATACAGTAAGCTAAGTATGAAGTGGATACTTTAATTTTCTGGaaaattgaagttaaaaaaaccataaacctGGTTTTAAAATTTGTACTGAGTTTGAAAAACAGATTTTAGAGGTTAtctatagtttttatttacaaggttttccattgtttttcaaataaagaaaagacaaacaatacagtttttttcttttatatacaagattttttaacaaagtgaaatattaaaactatttttttttcattttcatatatatttaattagtgtagcgaacttattttttattgtaagactaatataaaaacttttttgagTTCAAGATACGGCTTtttacaaatgatttttttaacaaagtgaaatattaaaaaatacatatttgtttttagcaAATGAAcagcatattttataatttttttattagaaaataaaattggaaaagaaaagaaaaactaaaaatgaaaaagaaaaatagtttcatGTTTCTAAAACACACTCCTAGTCTctttaacaattgtttttttttttttcagattatgTGGGATATTCTATAGATAAAGAATTCCATGGTAAGAATGTTTCTCTCTCCAAACAAGGTGCATATTAGATTAGACGTGTGGATTAATTACTTTGGGATATATAGATCATTAGCTTGCATATTAAACTTAACAAGTATTTATTAATAACTTTTCTATTTCTGTAGATTGtgaaaatgaaactaaaaagGATGTAAAACATCAAAGTTTGTGGAATATTAGAGATAAATAGATCTTTGAGGCTTTGCTTTCCAAGAATATTGTGTGAACTCTCTAACTTCTAGCTAGTTAGGATCCCAAGAAACTGTATGTAAGATGACAATGAGCTAAGCATGAAGTGGATACTTTAATTTTCTGGaaaattgaagttaaaaaaaccataaaccagtttttaaaatttgtacTGAGTTTGAAAAACAGATTTTAGAGGTTAtctatagtttttatttacaaggttttccattgtttttcaaataaaaaaagataaacaatacagtttttttcttttatatacaagattttttaacaaagtgaaatattaaaactatttttttttcattttcatatttaattagtgtagcgaacttattttttattgtaagaataatataaaaacttttttgagTTCAAGATACGGCTTtttacaaatgatttttttaacaaagtgaaatattaaaaaatacatatttgtttttagcaaatgaacaacatattttataatttttttattagaaaataaaattggaaaagaaaagaaaaactaaaaatgaaaaagaaaagtttcaTGTTTCTAAAACACACTCCTAGTCTctttaacaattgtttttctttttttttcagattatgTGGGATATTCTATAGATAAAGAATTCCTTGGTAAGAATTTTTCTCTCTCCAAACAAGGTGCATATTAGATTAGTCGTGTGGATTAATTTTGGATATATAGATCTCTAGCTTGCATATGAAACTTAACAgctatttattaataatttttctatttcaatagattgttaaattattttttatggtaaaatTATTTAGTTGCATGTATTCAACATAAGATCTTAATTAATgtgttatcctttttttttaccaataatattaatttgagaGGCAAATGAATTGCAATCTTCAAATAATGCTTTACCTGTGAGTTTTGCACTGTTTGTTTGGTTTCTTTATTCCTTCAAATCCTttgtaattcattttattttttatttggatgaaTTATTGATCTTCATCCCTTTGCTCACTTATCAAGCAACATGAGATGAATGGTAAGTTACATCTCTCATCTTTATCATTTCTCCTAATAAGGGGAATGATGAATTAAAGAGATctgtttaattctttttaaagttCTTCTTGTTAAACAAATAATACACTGAATATTCCTCTTTTACGATGCCTCTTCTCTTATCCATCTTTTTCTCAGTTCCTTTTAATAAACAGAGAGTTAAGTTCAAATCTTAATGTTTACTTATTTCTCTATTGATTAAGAGAGAGTGGACATAACTGGATTTTTGAAACTTATATGGCTTATTGAGTTGGGCAGTGTTTAACGCAGTTGTCTGAAGCAACTCCAACTATCCTTAACATTACTAttatatcattaatattttgtgttgtttcttattttgttttcggTTGTcctcttgtttttatttggcagcctataattttaatgtgttcgTCACTCCATATTCATTACGCCTTGTCATAGTTGTGCTCACTGCGCTACTTGCCCCCATTGGTAAGTATTTTACTTTGCTTATTTGGACTCACTGTGATACACATAAATGTATGTATATCAGACGCACAACAAATTCACCTTAAGACAAGCACTATTCATGACCCAGTAAtaaaaaacgagagaaaatTAAGTGCTAGAAATTATCTCCAAGTTTCGATATACTTTATTATAGTTAATTCACCTTAGAATTAGCTTTTGCTTATTCGCATCAGTTTAGTTGTTGAAAATAAGTCTTTCAAATCGAAAATATAATAGCCcgagaattttaaaattttatattattccctttattctttaatttcataGAATTGCATAAATACTATTATGTTTGCATCTTCAGAAGGTATTTATTAGAGCTTTTTTCAAAAGGTATTTATTAGAGCTTTGAGGGAGTCAgttcttaaaattaaagaaatagaaTGCAGTTACACAAATTTAGAAgttaaaatattcatattaagGACTTTTACTGATGAAAAAAAGTATAAACGCtaatggataaaataaaaaatttaaagaaaaacatgggCCAAATTAGGTGCATGCTCACACACATATACACAccctaaaataaatgaaatacagaaggttttttttataataagaatttgtttgtttgagaaaaatatgttttcatggATACACTGTTAAATTGGAAAGGACTCTACAACATAATGAAAGTCACATTTCTATtcagataaaaagaaagatatgaaaatctaataacaaaaaatatatatgttaacaACATTTATTGTCCTTGTGATGTATTTATGCAGCGGCATATCGTGTACTGTTATTTTTGTGTGGGCTTCCATGTCTTATAACCTTGCTGGTCTACAAATGGCGAAGAAAACATTTATCCATATATGACAACATTGAAAAGTTCTTGCAAAGTCATGATAATGATCTTATGCCAGTAAGATACTCTTACTCGGATATTAAGAAGATAACCAATGGTTTTAAAGATAAGTTGGGTGAAGGAGGTTTTGGCTTAGTGTACAAAGGAAAGCTTTGTAGTGGCGGTTTTGCGGCGGTAAAAATTTTGAGCAAGTCAAAAGCCAATGGACAAGATTTTATCAACGAAGTTGCCACCATTGGAAGAATTTACCATGTCAATGTTGTGCGACTCATAGGCTTCACTGTCGAGGGTTCGAAGCGTGCTCTTATATACGAGTTCATGCCTAATGGGTCTCTTGATAAGTACATTGTTTCTCGACAAGGTAGCATCTCATTGAGCAATGAGAAAATGTACGAGATTTCTCTTGGGGTGGCTCGTGGAATTGAATATCTACATCAAGGTTGTGATATGCAAATTTTGCATTTTGATATCAAGCCTCACAATATTCTTCTTGATGAAAAATTTATTCCAAAACTTTCAGATTTTGGACTAGCAAAATTATACCCAACAGATAATAGTATTGTGCCCCTTACTGCGGCTAGAGGAACGATAGGATATATGGCTCCTGAattgttttacaaaaatattggaGGTGTCTCTCACAAATCCGATGTCTATAGTTTTGGGATGCTGTTAATGGAAATGATTGGAAGAAGGAAGAACTTGAATGCATTGGCGGATCATTCAAGTCAAATTTACTTCCCTTCCTGGATTTATGACCAAGTTAGTGAAGGAAAGGATGTTGAACTAGGAGATCATGCCACGAAGCAgggaaaagaaacaataaagaagATGATTAAAGTGGCATTATGGTGCATACAATTGAGGCCGAATGATCGTCCGTCGATGCATGATGTTGTGAAGATGCTTAAATCAGATGTTGAATCCCTACAAATGCCTCCTAAACCTTTTTTAACTCCACATCATATGCCAAAAGATGATGATACGACCAATCCAATAAAGTTATCTGATCCACCCAGTGATTGTATCGACTCTTCATATCAGTTTGGTCGTTAATGATGAAAATATAGTACTTAGTGTCtctattaattttgataaaggATTAACTATGTGCACTGTGTAAGTGTTTAAACTTTATTGATTGTATCTATGGGTTTTTGAATAATATCTCTCAATGACTCAAGTGTTGAATTCCATCTACAACGAGTAAAGAAGCACCCAATAGATTTGTGCTCCAGAAACATGTAATTGAGGACACCATTTAATGACTAGATCCTTCTCTGATGTCTCCCTTACAAAGTCTTTTGGAAGCTTGGCCTCTTCTAATTCTCTTACAACCCATAGGAAGTAATTGTTGCTTCCTCTACGACCGCCCGCCAGTTATGCCATTTGCTCTTCTCCAAGGGCATCCAGGCTGAACTTGGATCCACTCTCCATGCACATAGATTCTTGCCCACTGGGCGGGCTCGTTTAGTTATGACATGTTTGCTTTCGTTTCTTTATTTGAAAGCTTGGGCTTGGAAGATCTTGAAATGCTATTTCTACTTCTTTTTTTAGTGCACAAAACAAGCAATGGGATTGATCTCGTCTCTATTTATTATTGGGTTGGATTTCACATAGTACTAATATTTATTGGTCATTAGTATGTacataggtttttttaaaaaaaaaatacaaaacaatgttatttgggtttttttaaaacaaaacaatattattctGATAGATCAAAATTAGCCTGTTCAACCCATATTCCAAAGTAGGTTTAAATTAGGATGGTCTTGAAGCAACCTCCATTCTtgcaaataaatatgaaattaagTCCCATTAAGAACAAAACTGATGAAATAAATTACCTCTCTAGTACAAGTTATATATACAAAGAAGAGGTCTTTGTACTCATGTAAGTTGAGCTAGTTAAGAGAAATAAAGTTACTAGAAACCGAAATGGTGGTTTGATAGAGAAAGGATCCTGAAATGGAGGATTTCGTAGTTTAGATTCTGTAATTTTCTAAAAGATAAAGTGCGACTcctgcatttaaaaaaaatataattatactctttatttgatttttttttatttatcaaaattaatctcTTCCTCTctccattttttataaaagaaaaaggtgaaaATTCTCTAAGTTGgtttggtgattaaagatgttCTATTAAACTTTGAGGTAGAAGAatgtattaaattataaattcttttctgtgattttttattacttaGGATTTTTCACTTCTTCTTGTgtcgattttctttttaaattgaactctaaaaagtaattaataaaatctcatTAATTACTCCTCgtgtattataaattttatttcttaaattacaAGATGGATTGACTAATAAATCTAAGGACTGAAGTGAAATGTGTACAAATTGACTTTTGATAGTGTGATTATATCCACTGTAAGAAAAGCACTTTGCCATGAGTCATAACTATTGCAGTTGAAACAATCAATTAGCAAGATAGACGCCTGATTTCCTGGTGATCATTAATTGCTTCGAAAAGtatcatatttataaaatttaatctagAACTTATCTTGATTGGGTTTTACTggaaaccatttttttatttatcaaaacaattttgttttagttttaattttttttaaatcataacccAGATCGACCGTTAACCTATGAATCAacccatttaatttataatatatgttttaaacCGGTTATTCTTGAATCAAGTTTCATagctaaacaaatatatatattaatagaaaaactCATTCCAAGGAGATGACCCGGAGGACAACGATTTGGTGAGGTAAGAAATTTATCAAGGAATCAATTTGCTCCTGCCATTAAGGGCAAAAGGTTGAAAATGCTTCAACCATCACATGCAACTTCCACCTTTGCATGATTACAAGAAACTTTTATATATCAGAGCCAACCACTACGATTAATTGTTGTCttcccctcttcttcttctttttaacttacaccattttttttttaataagcttGGCATACCAAGAACGAAGCCTCTACTTATTCAATCCTTaatcaaattattcatattgTATATAAGATTGATGCATTAACTAGAAAcgttttttaatcttgattgaTGAATGGGTTCTAAGCTCAGTTGCCATCCAAACAAAGCCGGATTGATAAAGAGGGTATTTAgaagtataataataattgttcaaggtgttttttattagaaaatacttcaaaataatattttttattttttaaaaaaaaaattcatactaacatattaaaacaattcaaaaaaataaagaaattaattttaaaaaaataaaatttatccaaCCCATTTAAAACGCGATGCTGAAGGAGCAAAGACAAGCTCAAGATATCTGTTCCTTTGTTAACGGGTTGTCTAGACGAGGGCTTGCCTGTTTACTTACCATTATTGCAAGTCACATATTCTCTCTTCTTCCACACGTTGCTACTTGACCTATCTTCCAAGGAAATTTTATACAACAATATGCTTATGTAATTATGCTTCTGATGAATCTTTTGTGCATGAATTAACATAGATAGTCAAAGATCTTGAAAGAGAAGAATTGTAATCCAAAAGggagaaaaatgatgaaaaggcATCACATGCTTGCTTTTACTGCAGGGAACAACCATCATTTACTTTCAcacttttttatcatttctttattttactgCCTTTATGCTACAATCCAAGTCAATACTTGGGATCACAACCCAATTGATGCCAAATTTAGTAGATttgtggagtttttttttttttatccaaatgtATTCTAATAACGGAATTAGACCTCTACAGCTCAATTATCAGGAATTATGGAGCCAATAACGGCAGCAACCTCATCATTCATGTTCTTGATAGTAGAATTATTCTTCtaaaaggatataaaaataatagttcCTTTAACAACAAGGAAATTAAACTATTTCATGGGATCAATCTAAGGGTTTGAACTGGGGAGGGGTGGCAGTCAGAAAGAGAAAGATGGAAAAGaactagaaagaaaattgaactcTAAGTGATAACTATGCTATGGCAATTAAGAAATGATTCTCTGCCATTACTTCCTTGGGGAAGGAACAAAATACATTATAAAGTTTGTTAACCTAACACTTTAATCTATTATAGCAAAGGAATAAAGggaaagaaacaaaaggagaaaTGTAGTTAGTCATCATCAAAAAGTAGACAAATGGTGAAGGGGAATTATGTAAACATGCAAGCCACTGTCCACCACAAggaaataataagaaatgaaGAATCTCACCAAGTCACCTACCTCTCTTCCTCCCCCTCAATAGACCTTCTGATCTTTTATATAAGAACTTTCTTCAACTGTCAAAACCCACAAAACTAGAGACTAGagagcttctttttttctttttcatagaaCAGAATGCATAAGAAGCTTAGGCAATGCCATGTTCTCTTGCTTTCTCTGTTTTGTTCGTCTTCTTTGGCCTCTTCATTGAGCCAAGTTAACCTATTCAACCAAGCCAAGAACTATGAGGGCTCCTCTGATTTAGTAGACCTTCAGTACCACATGGGGCCTGTTCTGGCTGGACCTGTCAACTTGTACATTATCTGGTATGGTCGATGGAACCGAAACCACCAAGCTACTATTAGAGATTTCATCTATTCCCTCTCTTATTCATCTCCTTACCCTTCTGTTTCTGATTGGTGGAGGACAGTCCGTCTTTATACAGACCAAACAGGATCGAATGTCACTGGAAACATTGTCCTGTCAGGGGAGTTCTATGACTATAGATACTCTCATGGTCGTTATCTAAGTCGTTTGGCGATGCAATCCATCATCAAATCTGCAGTCACTGCCCATCCAAGAGCTTTACCTCTCAATCCTCACAATGGTCTCTACTTAGTGCTGACTTCTGGTGATGTTCAAGTTCAAGATTTCTGTAGAGCAGTTTGTGGTTTTCACTACTTCACATTTCCGACCATAGTTGGTGTCACTGTGCCTTATGCCTGGGTTGGTTATAGCGGAACTCAATGTCCTGGTATGTGTGCTTATCCATTTGCATGGCCTAAGTATTCAGGGAAGCCACCGCCAAGCACTAACGGAGGCAACAACATAATGAGAGCCCCAAACGGAGATCCTGGTGTAGACGGAATGATCAGTGTGCTTGCTCATGAGTTAGCAGAAGTGTCAAGTAATCCATTTATCAATGCATGGTATGCAGGAGATGACCCTACCTCGCCAACCGAGATAGCAGATTTATGCCTGGGCGTGTATGGGACTGGTGGGGGTGGAGGTTTTGTGGGGAAAGTGAATAAAGATTCTTGGGGAGATGGGTACAATGTGAACGGAGTGAAAGGGAGGAGGTTCCTGGTGCAATGGGTATGGAACCCTGTGAAAAGGAGATGCTTTGGGCCCAATGCCATTGATTAGAAGTGTGCTAAATGTCCATGATTTCCAATAATTTCCAGCTCTTCCCCTTGCTTTTGACATCTGGAAAGGCAGGATAAGGCTTTGAGTGCAGAGCATGCACGGGAATCTGACGAGCAAGCAGGCAAGATAGGCCTGCTTTGATGATAGATATCCGCTTATCAGAGACAAGATACTTCGCTTGTTGGATGCATAGCTACGAAACATATCactattttaactttttaaggCATTGTTTGGAAAACCTAAAGTTTAAATGAGGcgtaacacatttttttttctttttgcctttAGAATGTTGACCTCGTTTAAAGGCATCATCTAATGATCAAAAGGTCAATCTGCCTCTCAAACAAGTCTGTAATTGTAATGCCTTCTCCACTCATTTGTAATTGTCTTCCTACAAGATCGAGTGATCCCTGGTTGATTTTCAGTGTTAATAAAGGGCTCAAATCATGGATTCAATCTGCTTACCAATCAACAACAAAATCTAGTAGAAGCTATCCACTAACTAAATCTATGGAAGGTGCAACCAAAATGTTCATCATCTCAATTAGGTCACCACTGGAAACAAAACAATTTGATGATATAATAGTATATGTAGCCTGGATCCAACACAGAGCGAGCATCATCAAGAAGCAAGCTAACTAGTAGTTTTATTATGACAGCAAAATTGTGACAAATTGTGTAAATAATACAgaagataaaaaatgaatttcaatgACATACTTCAAACTATCATTTACAAAACTGTGTCTATACTGCTAACATGAATAGGATCATTTCTTGAACCTCAAATCTCTATGATGGCTAAATGCTGGATATCTTTCTCTGCGGTGACAACAATTTGATATGCTATGATAAATCAAAATGCTTTTGTAGTTCATCCTAATCAACAAAGTTTGGGGAAAATTGACATGTACAATTCACAATACATCATAGCAACGGATACAGGAGTGATCAATAAGCCGAGAGACGAGACTTCCTGGCTCTGGAGTGAGAGTAGATGTCAAGCTATTCCAAAAATGAAATGTCAATGACTCACTGAGAATCTTTTCAAAGAGAGCATCTTGGTGAGCTTTTTCATTCTCATTTGCCGGTGTGGTGAAGTAGCTGTTTGCatttagaattaattaaggCACAAATGaggtaaagaatttttttatgcgACAGATCTGTTGAAGATTTTGACTCTTAAAAGGCTAAAATATAAGATATCACGTATATACAAAGCCATCATAAACCAGACAAATAAAGGGTATATGCAAATTGCATTtgccaaaaaaaagagagagaaaaaagcagTGCAGGTGAAGAACAACTTCTCTCGTCAAACTGTAAAATGAACATTGAGAATCCAGCAGACAGAGTACATTTTGGGAGGATGTATTCACTAGGAATTATCTTAAATTTTCAGCCGAAATATTTTCTGCAATATAAGACAAGAATTTCAGCACCAATTTCTCAAACCCCAAACACAAACTTATCCTTATCCACCCAATTCCAGACCAAAAACCTCCGTTTAAGTTGTCTCAAAGACAAGGCTGAAA contains:
- the LOC133675699 gene encoding rust resistance kinase Lr10-like isoform X7, which encodes MSYIDVHDVLVHGFELSWLSACCHSVKENRCNLDESTRNNYCRHAGVIRRAREFLEVYITAYIYYVGYSIDKEFHDYVGYSIDKEFLAYNFNVFVTPYSLRLVIVVLTALLAPIAAYRVLLFLCGLPCLITLLVYKWRRKHLSIYDNIEKFLQSHDNDLMPVRYSYSDIKKITNGFKDKLGEGGFGLVYKGKLCSGGFAAVKILSKSKANGQDFINEVATIGRIYHVNVVRLIGFTVEGSKRALIYEFMPNGSLDKYIVSRQGSISLSNEKMYEISLGVARGIEYLHQGCDMQILHFDIKPHNILLDEKFIPKLSDFGLAKLYPTDNSIVPLTAARGTIGYMAPELFYKNIGGVSHKSDVYSFGMLLMEMIGRRKNLNALADHSSQIYFPSWIYDQVSEGKDVELGDHATKQGKETIKKMIKVALWCIQLRPNDRPSMHDVVKMLKSDVESLQMPPKPFLTPHHMPKDDDTTNPIKLSDPPSDCIDSSYQFGR